GTCTCCTTGCCAAAGCTACCAACATCTAGGTGCTGCTAGGGTCTTGAATACATAACACGTTTAGCCTAATTTAATATCAGAGCTTCTTGGTTTATCCTGAGCTGCTTGAAGGATGAGAGGTGGATAGGGTCTTAGCGTAGATCCAAACCATTAGGCGTGGGGTAATAAATAATAGCTAAGAAACGAATGGGTAGCTCAATCAACTTTTCGGGGCCATGGGGCGTTTCGCCACGAAAGGTGAGGGAATCACCGGGTTCTAATAGGTAAGTGTGCTGACCATGGCGATATTCCATTTTACCTTCTAGAATATGCAAAAATTCCATGCCAGGGTGTTCGAAGGTGGGGAAAATTTCGAAGGCATCGTCAATGGTAATGAGAAATGGCTCAAAGAGTTTAGTCGGCCCTTGATCATAAGCTAGAAGTTGATAGGTATGACCGCTGCGAGTACCGCGCCGCACCACTTCCATGCCCTCTCCCCGTTTCACCAACTGCGCACCGCCACCGGAAACATGGTAGTTGCGAAATAGCTTGGAGAGCGAAATCCCCAAAGCATTAGCTAGTTTTACCAAGGTGTCTAAACTGGTGGAGGTTTGAGCATTTTCAATTTTCGACAACATGCCCCGAGAGATCCCCGCCTGCTCCGCCACGTCGGCAATGGTCAGTCCATGTTTTTGGCGTAGCTCACGAATGGTGCTGCCCAGATAGCGGGCGAGGGAATCAGCGATCGCCTCGGGTTCACCAACGGCGGGTAGCTTGACGGTGGGATCGATCATGGCAGTTGTCCTCAGGGCGATCGGGGTAGTCCTTCCGTAGACATCGGGAGTTTTATTGTAGCATCGAGTATCACTACAAGAAACTATGTTGACATTTGGGAAACTTTTGCCCATGATGTTCACTAAAGTTTCCTGTTGATAACTCCCATGGCATCTTCCAGGCGATATCGGTTGACCTTGTCCTGCCCTGACCGGGTGGGCATTGTAGCGGTAGTGAGCACCTTTGTGGCCCAGCACAACGGCTGGATTGTGGAAGCCCAGCACCATGCCGATCAGCCGGTGTCTCGATTTTTCATGCGCCAGGAGATTTTGGCAGACTCCCTGCCCTTCCAAACCGTGGCGGAGTTTGAGGAAGCGTTTGCAGCGATCGCTCACGACTTTCAGATGGATTGGGCGATTACCGACTCGGCCCGCAAGCCTCGGGTCGTGATTTTGGTCTCCAAACCCGATCACTGTCTCTATGATCTCTTTGCGCGCTGGCGCAGTGGTGAGCTGGACGTGGATATTCCCTGCGTGATTTCCAACCACGAAACCTTTCGGGAGTTTGTGGAATGGCATCAAATTCCTTACTACTGCGTACCGGTTCCTAAAGATGATAAACAGACCGCCTTTGATAAAATTGCCCATCTCTTTGATCAGGCCAAGGGCGATGTGATGGTGCTGGCCCGCTATATGCAAATTCTGTCACCGGAGATGTGCGATCGCTATCCCAACCGCATTATTAATATCCACCATTCGTTCCTGCCGTCGTTTATTGGCGCTAAGCCCTACCACCAAGCCTATGAACGCGGCGTCAAGCTGGTGGGAGCCACCTGTCATTACGTTACCTCAGACCTGGATGATGGGCCGATTATTGAACAAGATGTGATTCGCGTTGATCATTCCGACTCGATTGATGACATTGTTCGCTACGGTCGTGATATTGAAAAAACTGTCCTAGCTAGAGGATTGCGATCGCACATTGAGGATCGAGTCTTTGTCTATGGCAATAAAACCGTCGTATTCCGTTAATCCTAGGTTAGTCTCAGAAAGCGCAACCCCAGATTCTCCCATTCCGCCCGCATGTCACAATTGCCGCTCACACCCTAGCCTATCCCAGGGACTCCACCATGCCACTGCGTCTTCTCAAATTTGGATTATCTCAGACCTACCCAGAACCGCGCATGTTTCGCCAGCCCGATCGCCTTAAATCCCACTATGATGTGGTGATTATTGGCGGTGGTGGCCATGGGCTGGCGGCGGCCTACTATCTTGCAAAAGATCACGGTATTACGAATGTAGCGGTGATTGAAAAAGGATATTTAGGCGGCGGCAATACCGGGCGCAATACCACAATTATTCGCTCCAATTACCTGACTCCCGAAGGTGTCAAGTTCTATGATCAATCGGTCACCCTTTGGCAGGATCTAGCGCAGGACTTTAATCTCAATCTCTTTTATTCCACCCGAGGACATTTTACCCTAGCCCACACCGACTCAGCCCTGCGTACTATGCGCTGGCGGGCAGAGGTGAATAAGCACTTCGGCGTGGAGAGTGAGCTGGTGGGCCCCCAAGAGATCCAGGACGCCTGTCCTGAAATGGACTTGCACTGTGGGGGACATTTACCTGTCCTAGGAGCCCTGTACCATGCTCCCGGCAGCATCGCCCGTCATGATGCCGTGGCTTGGGGCTATGGGCGAGGTGCTGATCAGCGGGGTGTCGAGATCCATCAACAAACGGAGGTAACCGGTATTACGGTGAAGTCTGGGCGGGTGACCGGTTTACAGACCAATCAGGGCAATATTTCCACAAATAAGGTACTCTGCGCCGTGGCCGGCTCTACGCCACGTCTACTGGACATGGTGAGATTGCGATCGCCCCTCTATGTCCACCCCCTGCAAGCCATGGTCAGTGAACCGATGAAGGCTTGGCTAGATGCCATTATTGTATCCGGTAGTCTGCATGTCTATGTCAGCCAAACGGCGCGGGGCGAGCTGGTGATGGGAGCATCGTTGGATCCCTACGAGCTGCATTCCACCAGGTCTACCTTTGATTTTGTTGAAGGT
This region of Candidatus Obscuribacterales bacterium genomic DNA includes:
- a CDS encoding XRE family transcriptional regulator, which gives rise to MIDPTVKLPAVGEPEAIADSLARYLGSTIRELRQKHGLTIADVAEQAGISRGMLSKIENAQTSTSLDTLVKLANALGISLSKLFRNYHVSGGGAQLVKRGEGMEVVRRGTRSGHTYQLLAYDQGPTKLFEPFLITIDDAFEIFPTFEHPGMEFLHILEGKMEYRHGQHTYLLEPGDSLTFRGETPHGPEKLIELPIRFLAIIYYPTPNGLDLR
- the purU gene encoding formyltetrahydrofolate deformylase codes for the protein MASSRRYRLTLSCPDRVGIVAVVSTFVAQHNGWIVEAQHHADQPVSRFFMRQEILADSLPFQTVAEFEEAFAAIAHDFQMDWAITDSARKPRVVILVSKPDHCLYDLFARWRSGELDVDIPCVISNHETFREFVEWHQIPYYCVPVPKDDKQTAFDKIAHLFDQAKGDVMVLARYMQILSPEMCDRYPNRIINIHHSFLPSFIGAKPYHQAYERGVKLVGATCHYVTSDLDDGPIIEQDVIRVDHSDSIDDIVRYGRDIEKTVLARGLRSHIEDRVFVYGNKTVVFR
- a CDS encoding FAD-dependent oxidoreductase, which codes for MPLRLLKFGLSQTYPEPRMFRQPDRLKSHYDVVIIGGGGHGLAAAYYLAKDHGITNVAVIEKGYLGGGNTGRNTTIIRSNYLTPEGVKFYDQSVTLWQDLAQDFNLNLFYSTRGHFTLAHTDSALRTMRWRAEVNKHFGVESELVGPQEIQDACPEMDLHCGGHLPVLGALYHAPGSIARHDAVAWGYGRGADQRGVEIHQQTEVTGITVKSGRVTGLQTNQGNISTNKVLCAVAGSTPRLLDMVRLRSPLYVHPLQAMVSEPMKAWLDAIIVSGSLHVYVSQTARGELVMGASLDPYELHSTRSTFDFVEGLCTHMLDLFPFLSHVKIVRQWAGMADMTPDFAPIMGKTPIDGFYLDSGWGTWGFKATPVCGKTMAATVAGDRPHELIREFSLDRFERYDLVGEKGAASVGH